From the genome of Streptomyces sp. NBC_01341, one region includes:
- a CDS encoding response regulator, whose product MNDAVKPIEVLLVEDDPGDELMTREAFEDNKIRNTLHVVRDGQEALDFLYRQGEYADAPRPDLVLLDLNLPRYDGRQVLERIKTDPELALIPVVVLTTSSAEEDILRSYKLHANAYVTKPVDLEQFIGAVRQIDDFFVSVVRLPPRA is encoded by the coding sequence GTGAACGACGCCGTGAAGCCCATCGAGGTCCTGCTCGTCGAGGACGACCCCGGCGACGAACTGATGACCCGCGAGGCCTTCGAGGACAACAAGATCCGCAATACCCTCCACGTGGTGCGCGACGGTCAGGAGGCGCTGGACTTCCTCTACCGCCAGGGCGAGTACGCCGACGCCCCGCGTCCGGATCTGGTGCTCCTCGACCTCAATCTGCCGAGGTACGACGGCAGGCAGGTGCTCGAGCGGATCAAGACCGACCCCGAACTCGCCCTGATCCCCGTTGTGGTCCTCACCACGTCCTCGGCGGAGGAGGACATCCTGCGCAGCTACAAGCTGCATGCCAACGCCTATGTCACCAAGCCGGTCGACCTGGAGCAGTTCATCGGCGCGGTGCGCCAGATCGACGACTTCTTCGTGAGCGTGGTACGGCTTCCGCCGCGTGCGTAA
- a CDS encoding ATP-binding protein: MNEQATSRPDDTCQGSSSSDVLLIAEVFDGEPGCIAQARALADRFLGRLVSEWLAVLGEHTRSDLMLAVSELITNADRYSHGPYLLELEGNARRISVTVYDTSTALPVLYSPDPGRLGGHGMEIVVALCDRLTAERVPVGKRIRAEFQLST; the protein is encoded by the coding sequence ATGAACGAACAGGCCACTTCACGGCCGGACGACACCTGTCAGGGGTCGTCGTCCTCCGATGTTCTGCTCATTGCCGAGGTGTTCGACGGCGAGCCGGGGTGCATCGCACAGGCCCGCGCCCTCGCCGACCGCTTCCTGGGGCGGCTCGTCTCGGAGTGGCTCGCCGTCCTCGGTGAACACACGCGAAGCGACCTGATGCTGGCGGTCAGCGAGCTCATCACCAACGCGGACCGCTACAGCCACGGCCCCTATCTGCTCGAGCTCGAGGGGAACGCCCGGCGCATCAGCGTCACGGTGTACGACACCAGTACGGCGCTCCCGGTCCTCTACTCCCCCGACCCCGGCCGCCTCGGGGGTCACGGCATGGAGATAGTGGTCGCGCTCTGCGACCGTCTCACCGCCGAGCGGGTGCCCGTGGGGAAGCGCATCCGCGCCGAGTTCCAGCTCAGCACCTGA
- a CDS encoding DMT family transporter, whose translation MSSLALSVLLSLVSAVAYAAGAIVQERVAAADGTRPYAPLRNRAWWVAVGLNGVGALLHVVALAYGPLSLVQPLGALTIVFALPMAAVFVHRRAGRTAWRGAVMATVGLAGLLALTGSAGSHSLAGREQFMLATGTAGAVVVVLVLAKGLHRPMPRSVVLATGAGITFGMASVFTKTVAVEWTSGSVRSGLPTLLVIAGLAAAGLLLSQAAYRGAGLTAPLATVTVVNPVVAAAVGITLFGEQFRYGLTGTLLALACGALAAAGLVLLTTERVSRERRSPEPAGTLARTPEPPETGTGDPEPAVDGAEEAGSPPEVKLPEPAKPAARSGTRLPAPFPAPTALSLPLTLPLDHGSGRVEFTGRQPATGGRSRRDDLADRTGAVQTLTPPALR comes from the coding sequence ATGAGTTCCCTCGCGCTTTCCGTGCTGTTGTCACTGGTCTCCGCGGTCGCCTACGCGGCCGGCGCGATCGTCCAGGAGCGCGTGGCCGCAGCCGACGGCACCCGCCCGTACGCGCCCTTGCGCAACCGCGCGTGGTGGGTGGCCGTGGGCCTGAACGGCGTCGGGGCGCTCCTCCACGTGGTGGCACTGGCGTACGGACCGCTCAGCCTCGTACAGCCCCTCGGCGCGCTCACGATCGTCTTCGCACTGCCCATGGCCGCGGTCTTCGTGCACCGCAGGGCGGGCCGCACGGCGTGGCGGGGTGCGGTGATGGCCACGGTGGGCCTGGCGGGGCTGCTGGCCCTGACGGGGAGCGCGGGATCGCACTCGCTGGCCGGGCGGGAGCAGTTCATGCTGGCGACAGGGACGGCGGGCGCCGTGGTCGTCGTGCTCGTCCTCGCCAAGGGGCTGCACCGGCCCATGCCGCGCAGCGTGGTGCTCGCCACCGGCGCGGGGATCACCTTCGGTATGGCATCGGTGTTCACGAAGACCGTGGCGGTGGAGTGGACCTCGGGGTCGGTGCGCTCCGGGCTCCCCACCCTGCTCGTGATCGCGGGACTCGCTGCCGCGGGACTGCTGCTCTCCCAGGCCGCTTACCGGGGCGCGGGCCTCACGGCGCCGCTCGCGACGGTCACCGTGGTCAACCCGGTGGTCGCCGCGGCGGTGGGCATCACCCTGTTCGGGGAACAGTTCCGCTACGGCCTGACGGGAACCCTGCTCGCCCTGGCCTGCGGGGCGCTGGCCGCGGCCGGTCTGGTACTGCTGACCACCGAGCGGGTGAGCCGGGAGCGGCGCTCGCCGGAGCCCGCCGGCACCCTGGCTCGAACCCCCGAGCCACCGGAGACCGGGACGGGTGACCCGGAGCCCGCGGTCGACGGGGCGGAGGAGGCCGGCTCGCCTCCCGAGGTGAAGCTGCCGGAACCGGCGAAGCCTGCGGCCCGCTCGGGCACGCGTCTGCCGGCGCCCTTCCCGGCGCCCACAGCGCTCTCCCTGCCGCTGACCCTCCCCCTGGACCACGGCAGCGGGCGTGTGGAGTTCACCGGGAGACAGCCCGCCACCGGGGGCCGGTCCCGCCGGGACGACTTAGCGGACCGGACAGGGGCCGTTCAGACGCTGACGCCGCCCGCCCTGAGGTAG
- a CDS encoding transglycosylase family protein: MAANGRHRRYQPSRINRASLTVTAGGAGIALPLLTAASAGAGSIDVWEKVAACEATGNWHINTGNGYYGGLQFTRSTWAAYGGTAYAPRADLATKGQQIAVAEKVLDGQGPGAWPTCSARAGLKRGDGTPDVLPQSRPGAERVGTARDKTSGAPKGTARDAAARTSPTSVPGKRDSYTVAHGDSLSGIASAERVRGGWQRLYAANRAVVGSDPDLILPGQRLSLDAAATPKTAPKPATAAPQRKAAPEKPAPRQKATEKTAPGTTAPKAARKAAPEPAARSEKKTARPHSGLTAPVTARTGTPYHQAGSWSSGYHTGVDFPVPTGTSVKAVASGKVVSAGWAGAYGYEIVIRHSDGRYSQYAHLSSLHVRAGQQVGGGQRIARSGSTGNSTGPHLHFEIRTGPGYGSDVDPLAYLRAGGVSV, from the coding sequence ATGGCCGCGAACGGACGGCACCGCAGATACCAGCCCAGCCGCATCAACCGTGCTTCGCTCACGGTGACGGCCGGAGGAGCGGGCATCGCGCTCCCGCTGCTCACCGCCGCCTCGGCCGGCGCCGGCTCCATCGACGTCTGGGAGAAGGTGGCCGCCTGCGAAGCAACCGGCAACTGGCACATCAACACGGGCAACGGCTACTACGGGGGACTGCAGTTCACCCGGTCGACCTGGGCCGCCTACGGCGGCACGGCCTACGCCCCCCGGGCCGATCTGGCCACCAAGGGCCAGCAGATCGCCGTCGCGGAGAAGGTGCTCGACGGGCAGGGCCCGGGGGCCTGGCCCACGTGTTCGGCGCGCGCGGGGCTGAAGCGGGGCGACGGCACGCCCGACGTCCTCCCCCAGTCGCGTCCCGGCGCCGAGCGCGTCGGGACCGCGCGCGACAAGACCTCCGGCGCGCCGAAGGGCACGGCCCGTGACGCGGCGGCCAGGACATCGCCGACGTCCGTGCCCGGCAAACGCGACTCGTACACGGTGGCGCACGGGGACTCCCTCTCCGGCATTGCCTCCGCCGAGCGGGTACGGGGCGGATGGCAGCGTCTGTACGCCGCCAACCGTGCGGTGGTCGGCTCCGATCCCGACCTCATCCTCCCGGGCCAGCGGCTGTCCCTCGATGCCGCCGCGACGCCGAAGACCGCTCCGAAGCCGGCCACGGCCGCCCCGCAGCGGAAGGCCGCACCGGAGAAGCCGGCCCCGAGGCAGAAGGCCACCGAGAAGACCGCACCCGGAACCACTGCTCCGAAGGCCGCGCGGAAAGCCGCCCCGGAGCCCGCCGCCCGCAGCGAGAAGAAGACGGCCCGTCCGCACTCCGGATTGACGGCCCCCGTGACGGCACGGACCGGGACCCCTTACCACCAGGCGGGTTCGTGGTCGAGCGGCTATCACACGGGCGTGGACTTCCCCGTACCCACCGGCACCTCCGTGAAGGCCGTCGCATCGGGAAAGGTCGTCTCGGCCGGCTGGGCGGGCGCGTACGGCTACGAGATCGTCATCCGGCACAGCGACGGCAGGTACAGCCAGTACGCCCACCTCTCCTCACTCCACGTCCGCGCCGGCCAGCAGGTGGGCGGCGGCCAGCGGATCGCGCGCTCGGGATCCACCGGCAACAGCACCGGGCCGCACCTGCACTTCGAGATCCGCACCGGTCCCGGCTACGGATCCGACGTCGACCCCCTCGCCTACCTCAGGGCGGGCGGCGTCAGCGTCTGA
- a CDS encoding LacI family DNA-binding transcriptional regulator, whose protein sequence is MTDALRPTGAAPTLEDVAKAAGVSRATVSRVINGVRNVDPAIQEAVRLAVSVTGYAPNRAARSLVTRRTDAIALVVSGAGAEPDDEDGAVTAPEGSFTAQVFADPFFGRVVTGVVNYLRPRGMHPVLMFAETSRAREEVVSYLRQGSADGALIVSTHARDPLPGMITDAGLSAVLYARPARPVGMSYVDLAHREGARLAAEHLVARGCRRIAAISGPLNVLAAQERLAGFRDAMERHGHGSAPSVEGQFTQESGEAAMERLLAEHPDVDGVFAGNDLMATGACHVLRDHGRRVPEDVAVIGFDDSSAAVACRPPLTTIRQPVEDMAAEMSALLLDRLAAPDRPVTSVVFEPVLVVRDSA, encoded by the coding sequence ATGACGGATGCTCTGCGGCCGACCGGTGCGGCGCCCACCCTGGAGGACGTGGCGAAGGCCGCGGGCGTCTCGCGCGCCACTGTCTCTCGGGTCATCAACGGCGTGCGGAACGTCGATCCGGCCATCCAGGAAGCGGTGCGCCTGGCGGTGTCGGTCACTGGCTACGCGCCCAACCGCGCGGCCCGCTCCCTGGTCACCCGGCGCACCGACGCCATCGCCCTGGTGGTGTCGGGTGCGGGGGCCGAACCGGACGACGAGGACGGGGCCGTGACCGCCCCGGAGGGGTCCTTCACGGCCCAGGTGTTCGCCGACCCGTTCTTCGGCCGGGTGGTGACGGGAGTCGTCAACTACCTCCGGCCTCGCGGGATGCATCCGGTGCTGATGTTCGCCGAGACGTCACGCGCCAGGGAGGAAGTGGTGTCGTATCTGCGTCAGGGCAGCGCGGACGGCGCCCTGATCGTGTCGACGCACGCGCGGGACCCGCTGCCGGGCATGATCACGGACGCGGGCCTGTCCGCGGTGCTGTACGCGCGCCCCGCACGGCCGGTGGGCATGAGCTATGTGGATCTGGCCCATCGGGAGGGCGCCCGGCTCGCGGCCGAACACCTGGTGGCACGCGGCTGCCGCAGGATCGCGGCCATCAGCGGGCCGCTCAACGTACTCGCGGCCCAGGAGCGGCTCGCGGGGTTCCGGGACGCGATGGAGCGCCACGGTCACGGTTCGGCGCCCTCCGTCGAGGGGCAGTTCACCCAGGAGAGCGGTGAGGCCGCCATGGAACGGCTGCTCGCCGAACACCCGGACGTGGACGGGGTGTTCGCCGGGAACGACCTGATGGCGACCGGAGCCTGCCACGTGCTGCGGGATCACGGCAGACGGGTGCCGGAGGACGTCGCGGTGATCGGCTTCGACGACAGCAGCGCCGCCGTCGCGTGCAGGCCGCCGCTCACGACGATCCGTCAGCCCGTCGAGGACATGGCGGCCGAGATGAGCGCGCTGCTGCTGGACCGCCTGGCGGCACCCGACCGCCCCGTGACGTCGGTCGTCTTCGAACCGGTGCTGGTGGTACGGGACTCCGCGTAG
- a CDS encoding ROK family transcriptional regulator has product MAERSRRTVRDLRRGNRARVLQRLYVDGPLSRQELGPATGLSSGSISNVVAELASEGLLEEAGIVDSDGGRPRTLLRIAPDSGLFVGIDIGETRVRVELFDLSLTELARTDRLLAQHGYDVERIVSHVRTGVSDVLRDAGADPRMLLGIGIGVPGIIERDAPEAMGGPGAVVHGQTIGWSAVPFERMLREAVDVPPEVPFFIDNGAKTLGQAEMWFGGGRGAGAAAVALIGSGVGASVNRGNILDEDLSDAALEWGHTTVQLRGRRCRCGSIGCLEAYAGAEAMRERWQEAGGPLPADADDETALAALLAAAYPDAAEGVPDPVAVSILDETAECLGAALADLVNLFLPERILLGGWAGLLIGPHLLPDIRRYAQEYALRHAVARTTIDLGHLGPDAVTVGAATLPLSDFLARGGTRPAPVHVAPAPEAPERSPASMMRARGRTATS; this is encoded by the coding sequence ATGGCTGAGCGCAGCAGACGGACCGTGCGTGACCTGCGAAGGGGCAATCGGGCGAGGGTATTGCAACGGTTGTATGTCGACGGCCCGTTGAGCCGTCAGGAGCTCGGCCCCGCGACGGGGCTGAGTTCGGGATCCATCAGCAACGTGGTCGCCGAGCTGGCGTCGGAGGGTCTCCTGGAAGAGGCCGGCATCGTGGACTCCGACGGTGGGCGCCCCCGCACCCTGCTGCGCATCGCCCCGGACAGCGGGCTGTTCGTGGGCATCGACATCGGTGAGACGCGGGTCCGCGTGGAGCTGTTCGACCTGTCGCTCACGGAACTCGCCCGGACCGACCGCCTGCTCGCCCAGCACGGGTACGACGTCGAGCGCATCGTCAGTCATGTCCGCACGGGCGTGTCCGACGTCCTGCGCGACGCCGGCGCCGACCCCCGCATGCTGCTGGGCATCGGGATCGGGGTGCCCGGCATCATCGAACGCGACGCCCCGGAGGCGATGGGAGGTCCCGGCGCCGTCGTGCACGGTCAGACCATCGGCTGGAGCGCCGTGCCCTTCGAGCGGATGCTCCGTGAGGCCGTGGACGTCCCGCCCGAGGTGCCGTTCTTCATCGACAACGGCGCCAAGACGCTCGGGCAGGCCGAGATGTGGTTCGGGGGAGGGCGGGGCGCCGGCGCTGCCGCGGTCGCACTCATCGGCTCCGGCGTGGGCGCGAGCGTCAACCGGGGGAACATCCTCGACGAGGACCTCTCCGACGCGGCCCTGGAGTGGGGCCACACCACCGTGCAGCTGAGAGGGCGGCGGTGCCGCTGCGGCTCCATCGGCTGCCTGGAGGCGTACGCGGGTGCCGAGGCGATGCGCGAGCGCTGGCAGGAGGCCGGCGGCCCACTGCCCGCCGACGCGGACGACGAGACGGCCCTCGCCGCCCTGCTCGCCGCTGCCTACCCGGACGCCGCCGAAGGTGTCCCGGACCCCGTCGCGGTCTCGATCCTGGACGAGACCGCGGAATGCCTCGGCGCGGCACTGGCCGACCTGGTCAACCTCTTCCTGCCCGAGCGCATCCTGCTCGGCGGCTGGGCCGGCCTGCTGATCGGCCCCCATCTCCTCCCGGACATCCGCCGGTACGCCCAGGAGTACGCCCTCCGCCACGCGGTCGCCCGCACCACGATCGACCTGGGGCACCTGGGCCCCGACGCGGTCACGGTGGGGGCCGCGACCCTGCCGCTGTCCGACTTCCTGGCACGCGGCGGAACCCGCCCCGCACCCGTCCACGTGGCGCCGGCGCCCGAGGCGCCCGAGCGCTCACCCGCCTCGATGATGCGGGCCCGCGGCCGTACGGCCACGAGCTGA
- a CDS encoding ABC transporter substrate-binding protein: MRHLRAAAAVTLAMSVAAGVTGCGGGTSSAGGSNESPKTLTYWASNQGPSIEADKKILTPELKKFEKETGIKVKLEVVPWADLLNRILAATTSGQGPDVLNIGNTWSASLQATGALLPWDDKNFEAIGGRDRFIDSAVASAGKEGEPPAAVPLYSLSYALYYNKKMFADAGISTPPATWEQLVTDGKKLSKDGKWALGAEGANLSNNIHQAFALGQQHGADFFDEQGKADFTSDGAVAAVKQYVDFMAKDKIIAPGNAEYAQNQSLTDFAKGRTAMVLWQAAATTFAAQGMKPEDWGVAPVPVPSGAPGTGKQTNSMVAGINMAVFKNTKNIDGAKKFVKFMTSDDEQKILCKTYGSIPPVKAAQSDAAFSAPELKVLRDTLATSAAPLPQVPNESQFETAVGTAVKELFADAAAGTPVTTESVKARLEKAQQTMQQ, from the coding sequence ATGCGTCACCTCAGAGCCGCAGCAGCCGTCACCCTCGCCATGTCCGTCGCCGCCGGAGTCACCGGCTGCGGGGGCGGGACGTCGTCGGCGGGAGGCAGCAACGAGTCCCCGAAGACTCTGACGTACTGGGCGTCCAACCAGGGTCCGAGCATCGAGGCCGACAAGAAGATCCTCACCCCCGAACTGAAGAAGTTCGAGAAGGAGACCGGGATCAAGGTGAAGCTGGAGGTCGTCCCCTGGGCGGACCTGCTGAACCGGATCCTCGCCGCCACCACGTCAGGACAGGGCCCGGACGTGCTGAACATAGGCAACACGTGGTCGGCGTCGCTCCAGGCCACCGGGGCACTGCTCCCCTGGGACGACAAGAACTTCGAGGCGATCGGCGGCCGTGACCGCTTCATCGACTCGGCGGTCGCCTCGGCCGGCAAGGAGGGCGAGCCGCCGGCGGCGGTGCCCCTCTACTCGCTGTCGTACGCGCTCTACTACAACAAGAAGATGTTCGCGGACGCGGGCATCAGCACCCCGCCCGCCACGTGGGAGCAGCTCGTCACGGACGGCAAGAAGCTCTCCAAGGACGGCAAGTGGGCCCTCGGCGCCGAGGGCGCCAACCTCTCCAACAACATCCACCAGGCCTTCGCCCTCGGGCAGCAGCACGGTGCCGACTTCTTCGACGAGCAGGGCAAGGCGGACTTCACGTCCGACGGCGCCGTCGCGGCAGTGAAGCAGTACGTCGACTTCATGGCCAAGGACAAGATCATCGCCCCGGGCAACGCCGAGTACGCCCAGAACCAGTCGCTGACCGACTTCGCCAAGGGCCGGACGGCCATGGTCCTCTGGCAGGCCGCCGCGACCACCTTCGCCGCCCAGGGCATGAAGCCGGAGGACTGGGGCGTCGCTCCCGTCCCGGTCCCGTCGGGTGCTCCCGGCACGGGCAAGCAGACCAACTCCATGGTGGCCGGCATCAACATGGCGGTGTTCAAGAACACCAAGAACATCGACGGTGCCAAGAAGTTCGTGAAGTTCATGACGAGCGACGACGAGCAGAAGATCCTCTGCAAGACCTACGGATCGATCCCGCCCGTCAAGGCCGCCCAGTCCGACGCCGCGTTCTCCGCTCCCGAGCTGAAGGTCCTGCGTGACACCCTCGCCACCAGCGCGGCCCCGCTGCCGCAGGTGCCGAACGAGTCGCAGTTCGAGACCGCGGTGGGTACGGCCGTCAAGGAGCTGTTCGCGGACGCCGCGGCCGGCACGCCCGTGACGACCGAGTCAGTCAAGGCGCGCCTGGAAAAGGCGCAGCAGACGATGCAGCAGTAG
- a CDS encoding carbohydrate ABC transporter permease: protein MTAVTTDPKVDKPDGVRSTGTGDARRRLPRIPDRIRQGGLPYLLLLPAVLLELLIHIIPMIIGIVMSFRQLTQFFINNWGGAPWSGLDNYRIAVDFDAPIGEALLHSFLVTCVFTFFAVGLAWLFGITAAIMLQESFRGRGFLRAVFLVPYALPVYAAVITWAFMFQRDNGLVNHVLHDQLGLTDQPSFWLIGDNSIYALIIVSVWKGWPFAFLMLMAGLQNIPRELYEAASIDGAGIWQQIRRITLPSLRPVNQVLVLVLFLWTFNDFNTPYVLFGKSAPESADLISIHIYQSSFVTWNFGSGSAMSVLLLLFLLVVTAVYLFFTSRGRKGADA from the coding sequence ATGACCGCCGTGACCACCGATCCCAAGGTCGACAAGCCGGACGGGGTGAGGAGCACGGGCACCGGGGATGCGCGCAGGAGACTGCCGCGCATCCCCGACCGGATCCGCCAAGGCGGACTGCCCTACCTCCTACTGCTCCCCGCCGTCCTGCTCGAACTCCTGATCCACATCATCCCGATGATCATCGGGATCGTGATGAGCTTCCGCCAGCTCACACAGTTCTTCATCAACAACTGGGGCGGGGCGCCCTGGAGCGGCCTCGACAACTACCGGATCGCCGTCGACTTCGACGCCCCGATCGGGGAGGCCCTGCTCCACTCGTTCCTCGTCACCTGCGTCTTCACGTTCTTCGCCGTCGGACTGGCGTGGCTGTTCGGGATCACCGCGGCGATCATGCTGCAGGAGAGCTTCCGGGGCCGGGGCTTCCTGCGGGCCGTCTTCCTCGTCCCGTACGCCCTGCCCGTCTACGCCGCCGTCATCACGTGGGCGTTCATGTTCCAGCGCGACAACGGACTGGTGAACCACGTCCTCCACGACCAGCTGGGGCTGACCGACCAGCCGTCCTTCTGGCTGATCGGTGACAACAGCATCTACGCACTGATCATCGTCTCCGTGTGGAAGGGCTGGCCGTTCGCCTTCCTCATGCTCATGGCCGGGCTGCAGAACATCCCGCGCGAGCTCTACGAGGCCGCATCGATCGACGGTGCCGGCATCTGGCAGCAGATCCGGAGGATCACGCTGCCATCGCTCAGGCCCGTCAACCAGGTCCTGGTGCTGGTCCTGTTCCTCTGGACGTTCAACGACTTCAACACGCCGTACGTCCTGTTCGGGAAGTCGGCGCCGGAGAGCGCCGACCTCATCTCGATCCACATCTACCAGTCGTCGTTCGTCACCTGGAACTTCGGCAGCGGATCGGCGATGTCCGTCCTGCTGCTCCTGTTCCTCCTGGTCGTGACGGCCGTCTACCTGTTCTTCACCTCACGCGGAAGGAAGGGCGCTGATGCCTAG
- a CDS encoding carbohydrate ABC transporter permease: MAAPQSFLWTRRIVLTLLAGFVLLPVYVMVSSSLKPLQDVSGKFQWIPGDLTIQPYFDIWDTVPLAKYFVNSLIVAGAATALSVTIAVFSAYAVSRYTFRGKRAFTVTVLSTQMFPGILFLLPLFLIFVNIGNSTGLALYGSRGGLILTYLTFSLPFSIWMLIGYFDSIPKDLDEAALVDGCGPIRALFRVVVPAAVPGIVAVSVYAFMTAWGEVLFASVMTNDATRTLAVGLQGYATQNDVYWNQVMAASLVVSVPVVAGFLLLQRYLVAGLTAGAVK, from the coding sequence ATGGCGGCACCCCAGTCCTTCCTCTGGACCCGCCGCATCGTCCTCACCCTGCTCGCGGGCTTCGTCCTGCTGCCGGTCTACGTCATGGTCAGCAGCTCGCTGAAGCCGCTCCAGGATGTGTCGGGGAAGTTCCAGTGGATCCCGGGGGATCTGACGATCCAGCCCTACTTCGACATCTGGGACACCGTCCCGCTCGCCAAGTACTTCGTGAACTCCCTGATCGTGGCCGGGGCCGCGACGGCGCTCTCCGTCACCATCGCCGTGTTCTCGGCGTACGCGGTGAGCCGCTACACCTTCCGCGGGAAGCGGGCGTTCACCGTCACGGTGCTCTCCACGCAGATGTTCCCGGGGATCCTCTTCCTCCTCCCCCTGTTCCTGATCTTCGTCAACATCGGCAACAGCACCGGCCTGGCCCTGTACGGCTCACGGGGCGGGCTGATCCTCACCTACCTGACGTTCTCGCTGCCCTTCTCCATCTGGATGCTGATCGGATACTTCGACTCCATCCCGAAGGACCTCGACGAGGCGGCGCTGGTGGACGGCTGCGGCCCGATCCGCGCGCTGTTCCGTGTCGTGGTGCCGGCCGCGGTGCCGGGGATCGTCGCCGTGTCGGTGTACGCCTTCATGACGGCGTGGGGCGAGGTGCTGTTCGCCTCCGTGATGACGAACGACGCCACCCGGACCCTGGCAGTGGGCCTCCAGGGCTACGCCACCCAGAACGACGTGTACTGGAACCAGGTCATGGCCGCGTCGCTCGTCGTCAGCGTGCCCGTCGTCGCGGGATTCCTGCTCCTGCAGCGCTATCTCGTCGCCGGGCTCACCGCGGGGGCAGTCAAGTGA
- a CDS encoding GH1 family beta-glucosidase — protein sequence MNDLNALPADFTWGVATAAYQIEGAVAEDGRAPSIWDTFSHTPGTIDNGDNGDVACDHYHRVPEDIGLIKELGAGAYRFSVAWPRVVPGGDGPVNKAGLDFYDRLVDGLLEAGITPFATLYHWDLPQALQDRGGWTVRETAEHFAAYASAVVERLGDRVKDWATLNEPLCSAWIGHLEGKMAPGLTDLTAAVRASYHLHLGHGLAVRAIRAQSPDARVGIVNNLSPIEPASAGAADLAAAVRADGHINRWWLDPIHGRGYPQDMLDLYGVELPVLPGDLDTIAAPLDWIGLNYYFRQIVTADPQGPVPHARQIHLPGARHTHMDWEVHSEGLEQLLMRLTEEYGAQRIYVTENGSAYQDVVLADGSVHDPERTRYLEEHLAACARAVGRGAPLAGYFAWSLLDNFEWAYGYDKRFGLVHVDYATQRRTVKSSGRRYAELIRELTGDRPRTAV from the coding sequence GTGAACGACCTCAACGCCCTCCCGGCCGACTTCACCTGGGGCGTCGCGACGGCCGCCTATCAGATCGAGGGGGCCGTCGCGGAGGACGGCCGCGCCCCGTCGATCTGGGACACCTTCTCGCACACGCCCGGCACCATCGACAACGGTGACAACGGCGACGTGGCGTGCGACCACTACCACCGGGTCCCGGAGGACATCGGGCTGATCAAGGAGCTCGGCGCCGGCGCCTACCGCTTCTCGGTGGCCTGGCCCCGCGTCGTGCCCGGCGGCGACGGACCGGTGAACAAGGCCGGCCTCGACTTCTACGACCGGCTCGTGGACGGCCTCCTGGAGGCCGGGATCACCCCGTTCGCGACGCTCTACCACTGGGACCTGCCGCAGGCGCTTCAGGACCGGGGCGGCTGGACCGTCCGGGAGACCGCGGAGCACTTCGCGGCCTACGCCTCCGCCGTCGTGGAACGCCTCGGTGATCGCGTGAAGGACTGGGCGACCCTCAACGAGCCGCTGTGCTCGGCATGGATCGGCCACCTCGAGGGGAAGATGGCCCCGGGCCTCACCGACCTCACGGCAGCCGTGCGCGCCTCCTACCACCTCCACCTCGGGCACGGACTGGCCGTACGGGCGATCCGCGCCCAGTCCCCCGATGCCCGGGTCGGCATCGTGAACAACCTCAGCCCGATCGAGCCCGCGAGCGCCGGAGCGGCCGACCTGGCCGCCGCCGTACGCGCGGACGGACACATCAACCGCTGGTGGCTGGACCCGATCCACGGCCGCGGCTACCCGCAGGACATGCTCGACCTGTACGGCGTCGAGCTGCCCGTGCTGCCCGGCGACCTGGACACGATCGCGGCTCCTCTCGACTGGATCGGGCTGAACTACTACTTCCGCCAGATCGTCACCGCTGACCCCCAGGGACCCGTGCCGCACGCCCGGCAGATCCACCTCCCCGGGGCGCGGCACACCCACATGGACTGGGAGGTCCACTCCGAGGGCCTGGAGCAGCTGCTGATGCGGCTCACCGAGGAGTACGGCGCGCAGCGCATCTACGTCACCGAGAACGGCTCGGCCTACCAGGACGTCGTCCTGGCCGACGGCTCGGTGCACGATCCGGAGCGCACCCGGTATCTGGAGGAACACCTGGCCGCCTGCGCACGCGCCGTCGGCCGGGGAGCGCCGCTGGCCGGCTACTTCGCCTGGTCGCTGCTGGACAACTTCGAGTGGGCGTACGGCTACGACAAGCGCTTCGGCCTGGTCCACGTCGACTACGCCACACAGCGCCGCACGGTGAAGAGCAGC